One window of Pseudomonas sp. FP198 genomic DNA carries:
- a CDS encoding nitrite/sulfite reductase, with translation MYVYDEYDQRIIEDRVKQFRDQTRRYLAGELSEEEFRPLRLQNGLYIQRFAPMLRVAVPYGQLTSRQVRKLAQIARDYDKGYAHISTRQNVQYNWPALEDVPEILAELATVQMHAIQTSGNCLRNVTTDQFAGVAADELIDPRPWCEIVRQWTTFHPEFAYLPRKFKIAINGSTSDRAAIEVHDIGLEAVYNAAGELGFRVLVGGGLGRTPVVGAFINEFLPWQDLLSYLDAILRVYNRYGRRDNKYKARIKILVKALTPEVFAEKVEAEMVHLRGGQTTLTEAEVHRVARHFVDPAYKALDNQDAELAALDKEHPGFARWRTRNTLKHKKPGYVAVTLSLKPTGVAPGDITDKQMDAVADLADRYSFGQLRTSHEQNIILADVEQSQLFTLWGELREQGFATPNIGLLTDMICCPGGDFCSLANAKSIPIAESIQRRFDDLDYLFDIGELDLNISGCMNACGHHHVGHIGILGVDKKGEEFYQVSLGGSGSRDASLGKILGPSFAQDDMPDVIEKLIDVYIEQRTEDERFIDTYQRIGIDLFKERVYAANH, from the coding sequence ATGTACGTATATGACGAGTACGATCAGCGGATCATCGAGGACCGCGTCAAGCAGTTCCGTGATCAGACCCGACGCTATCTGGCAGGCGAGCTGAGCGAAGAAGAATTCCGCCCTCTGCGCTTGCAGAATGGCCTGTATATCCAGCGCTTCGCCCCGATGCTGCGCGTCGCGGTGCCTTATGGCCAACTGACCTCGCGCCAGGTGCGCAAGCTGGCCCAGATTGCCCGCGACTATGACAAGGGCTATGCCCATATCAGTACCCGGCAGAACGTCCAGTACAACTGGCCTGCCCTGGAAGACGTGCCCGAGATCCTCGCGGAACTGGCCACCGTGCAGATGCACGCGATCCAGACCAGCGGCAACTGCCTGCGCAACGTGACCACCGACCAGTTTGCCGGCGTCGCGGCCGACGAACTGATCGACCCGCGCCCATGGTGCGAGATCGTTCGCCAATGGACCACGTTCCACCCGGAATTCGCCTACCTGCCGCGCAAGTTCAAGATCGCCATCAATGGCTCGACCTCGGACCGCGCGGCCATCGAAGTCCATGACATCGGCCTCGAAGCGGTCTACAACGCCGCCGGCGAGCTGGGCTTCCGCGTGCTGGTGGGCGGCGGCCTGGGCCGTACGCCGGTGGTCGGCGCGTTCATCAACGAGTTCCTGCCATGGCAGGACCTGCTGAGCTACCTCGATGCCATCCTGCGGGTATACAACCGCTACGGGCGTCGCGACAACAAATACAAGGCGCGGATCAAGATCCTCGTCAAGGCCCTGACGCCTGAAGTGTTCGCCGAAAAGGTCGAGGCCGAAATGGTCCACCTGCGTGGCGGCCAGACCACCCTGACCGAAGCCGAAGTCCATCGCGTGGCCAGGCATTTCGTCGATCCGGCCTACAAGGCCCTGGACAACCAGGACGCCGAACTGGCCGCCCTCGACAAGGAACACCCGGGCTTCGCGCGCTGGCGGACACGCAACACCCTCAAGCACAAGAAACCGGGCTACGTCGCGGTGACCCTGTCGCTGAAGCCGACCGGTGTCGCACCGGGCGATATCACCGACAAGCAGATGGACGCCGTGGCCGACCTGGCCGACCGCTACAGCTTTGGCCAACTGCGCACGTCCCACGAGCAGAACATCATCCTGGCGGACGTTGAACAGAGCCAGTTGTTCACCCTGTGGGGCGAGCTGCGCGAGCAAGGCTTCGCCACGCCGAACATCGGCCTGCTGACCGACATGATCTGCTGCCCGGGCGGGGATTTCTGCTCGCTGGCGAACGCCAAGTCGATTCCGATCGCCGAATCGATCCAGCGCCGCTTCGACGACCTCGACTACCTGTTCGACATCGGCGAGCTGGACCTGAACATATCCGGCTGCATGAATGCCTGTGGTCACCACCACGTCGGCCACATCGGCATCCTCGGCGTGGACAAGAAAGGCGAGGAGTTCTACCAGGTTTCCCTCGGTGGCAGCGGCAGCCGCGACGCCAGCCTGGGCAAGATCCTCGGGCCGTCGTTTGCCCAGGATGACATGCCGGATGTGATCGAGAAGCTGATCGACGTGTACATCGAACAACGTACCGAAGACGAGCGTTTCATCGACACTTATCAACGTATCGGCATCGACCTCTTCAAGGAACGCGTCTATGCAGCGAATCATTAA
- a CDS encoding DUF934 domain-containing protein, protein MQRIIKNNEVIDETWHLLPKDATFDGISNCDDLIVPLALWRDHAHALKARDGGLGVWLDADEEAEEIGDDANQLQVIALNFPAFTDGRSYSNARLLRERYGFKGELRAIGDVLRDQLFYMRRCGFDAFALRADKDPYEALESLKDFSVTYQAATDEPLPLFRRR, encoded by the coding sequence ATGCAGCGAATCATTAAGAACAACGAGGTCATCGACGAAACCTGGCACTTGCTGCCCAAGGACGCGACCTTCGATGGCATTTCCAACTGCGACGACCTGATCGTGCCCCTCGCCCTTTGGCGCGACCACGCTCATGCGCTCAAAGCCCGTGATGGCGGCCTGGGCGTGTGGCTGGATGCCGACGAAGAAGCGGAAGAAATCGGCGATGACGCCAATCAGCTCCAGGTCATTGCCCTGAACTTCCCGGCCTTCACCGACGGGCGCAGCTACTCCAACGCGCGCCTGTTGCGTGAGCGTTATGGATTCAAGGGCGAATTGCGCGCCATTGGCGATGTGCTGCGCGACCAGCTGTTCTACATGCGCCGCTGCGGTTTTGACGCCTTTGCCCTGCGTGCCGACAAAGACCCCTATGAAGCCCTCGAAAGCCTCAAGGACTTTTCGGTGACCTACCAGGCAGCCACTGACGAACCGTTGCCACTGTTTCGTCGTCGCTGA
- a CDS encoding DUF2970 domain-containing protein, whose product MDDPVDNKPPTLLQMMHSVLAAAFGVQSGKNRARDFTHGKPSHFVILGIAFTVIFALTLFGIVKLVVHLAGL is encoded by the coding sequence ATGGACGATCCAGTCGACAACAAGCCGCCGACCCTGTTGCAGATGATGCACAGCGTGCTGGCCGCCGCTTTCGGCGTGCAGAGCGGCAAGAACCGCGCCCGGGATTTCACCCACGGCAAGCCAAGTCACTTCGTGATACTGGGAATCGCGTTCACGGTGATCTTCGCCTTGACCCTGTTTGGCATCGTCAAGCTGGTGGTGCATCTGGCGGGGTTGTAG
- the metH gene encoding methionine synthase encodes MSDRSARLYLLQQALKERILILDGGMGTMIQSYKLEEQDYRGKRFADWPSDVKGNNDLLVLTRPDVIGAIEKAYLDAGADILETNTFNATQVSQADYGMQGLAYELNLEGARLARKVADAKTLETPDKPRFVAGVLGPTSRTCSLSPDVNNPGYRNVTFDELVENYTEATKGLIEGGADLILIETIFDTLNAKAAIFAVQGVYEELGIELPIMISGTITDASGRTLSGQTTEAFWNSVAHAKPISVGLNCALGASELRPYLEELSNKASTHVSAHPNAGLPNEFGEYDELPVDTAKVIEEFAQSGFLNIVGGCCGTTPAHIEAIAKAVAGYAPRQIPEIPRACRLSGLEPFTIDRSSLFVNVGERTNITGSAKFARLIREDNYTEALEVALQQVEAGAQVIDINMDEGMLDSKKAMVTFLNLIAGEPDISRVPIMIDSSKWEVIEAGLKCIQGKGIVNSISMKEGVEQFIHHAKLCKRYGAAVVVMAFDEAGQADTEARKKEICKRSYDILVNEVGFPPEDIIFDPNIFAVATGIEEHNNYAVDFINACAYIRDELPYALTSGGVSNVSFSFRGNNPVREAIHSVFLLHAIRAGLTMGIVNAGQLEIYDQIPVELRDAVEDVILNRTPEGTDALLAIADKYKGDGSVKEAETEEWRGWEVNKRLEHALVKGITTHIVEDTEESRLSFARPIEVIEGPLMAGMNIVGDLFGAGKMFLPQVVKSARVMKQAVAHLIPFIEAEKGDKPEAKGKILMATVKGDVHDIGKNIVGVVLGCNGYDVVDLGVMVPAEKILQVAKDEKCDIIGLSGLITPSLDEMVHVAREMQRQDFHLPLMIGGATTSKAHTAVKIEPKYSNDAVIYVTDASRAVGVATQLLSKELKPAFVEKTRLDYIDVRERTSNRSARTERLSYPAAVAKKPQFDWSSYQPVKPTFTGARVLDDIDLNVLAEYIDWTPFFISWDLAGKYPRILTDEVVGEAATALYADARAMLRKLIDEKLISARAVFGFWPANQVHDDDLEVYDDQGKPLARLHHLRQQIIKTDGKPNFSLADFVAPKDSGVTDYVGGFITTAGIGAEEVAKAYQNAGDDYNSIMVKALADRLAEACAEWLHQQVRKEYWGYAKDERLDNEALIKEQYTGIRPAPGYPACPDHTEKATLFRLLDPEASELKAGRSGVFLTEHYAMFPAAAVSGWYFAHPQAQYFAVGKIDKDQVQSYTARKGQDLSVTERWLAPNLGYDN; translated from the coding sequence ATGTCTGATCGCAGCGCTCGCCTTTATCTTCTCCAGCAAGCCCTCAAGGAACGCATCCTGATCCTCGACGGCGGCATGGGCACGATGATCCAGAGCTACAAGCTGGAGGAGCAGGACTACCGTGGCAAACGCTTCGCCGACTGGCCGAGCGACGTCAAGGGCAACAACGATCTGCTCGTACTGACCCGCCCCGACGTGATTGGCGCTATCGAGAAGGCGTACCTGGATGCCGGCGCCGACATCCTCGAAACCAACACCTTCAACGCCACCCAGGTGTCCCAGGCCGACTACGGCATGCAGGGCCTGGCCTACGAGCTGAACCTGGAAGGCGCGCGCCTGGCCCGCAAGGTGGCCGACGCCAAGACCCTCGAAACCCCGGACAAGCCGCGCTTCGTCGCAGGCGTGCTCGGCCCGACCAGCCGCACCTGCTCGCTGTCGCCGGACGTGAACAACCCCGGCTACCGCAACGTGACCTTCGACGAGTTGGTGGAGAATTACACCGAAGCCACCAAGGGCCTGATCGAAGGCGGCGCCGACCTGATCCTGATCGAGACCATTTTCGATACGCTCAATGCCAAGGCCGCGATCTTCGCCGTGCAAGGCGTCTATGAAGAGCTGGGCATCGAGCTGCCGATCATGATTTCCGGCACCATCACCGACGCCTCCGGCCGCACCCTCTCCGGCCAGACCACCGAAGCCTTCTGGAACTCGGTGGCCCACGCCAAGCCGATCTCCGTCGGCCTGAACTGCGCCCTCGGCGCCAGCGAACTGCGCCCATACCTGGAAGAGCTGTCGAACAAGGCCAGCACCCATGTGTCGGCGCACCCCAACGCCGGCCTGCCCAACGAATTCGGCGAATACGACGAGCTGCCGGTGGACACCGCCAAGGTCATCGAGGAGTTCGCCCAGAGCGGCTTCCTCAATATCGTCGGCGGTTGCTGCGGCACCACCCCGGCGCACATCGAAGCTATCGCCAAGGCCGTCGCTGGTTATGCTCCACGGCAGATTCCCGAGATTCCCCGGGCGTGCCGTCTGTCGGGCCTGGAACCGTTCACCATCGATCGCAGCTCATTGTTCGTCAACGTCGGCGAGCGGACCAACATCACCGGCTCCGCAAAATTCGCCCGGCTGATCCGCGAAGACAACTACACCGAAGCCCTGGAAGTGGCGCTGCAACAGGTCGAGGCCGGCGCCCAGGTGATCGACATCAACATGGACGAGGGCATGCTCGATTCGAAGAAGGCCATGGTGACCTTCCTCAATCTGATCGCCGGCGAACCGGACATCTCCCGCGTGCCGATCATGATCGATTCATCCAAGTGGGAAGTCATCGAAGCGGGCCTCAAGTGCATCCAGGGTAAGGGCATCGTCAACTCCATCAGCATGAAGGAAGGCGTCGAGCAGTTCATCCATCACGCCAAGCTGTGCAAGCGCTACGGCGCCGCCGTGGTGGTGATGGCCTTCGACGAAGCCGGCCAGGCCGACACCGAGGCGCGCAAGAAGGAAATCTGCAAGCGCTCCTACGATATCCTGGTCAACGAGGTTGGCTTCCCGCCGGAAGACATCATCTTCGACCCGAACATCTTCGCCGTCGCCACCGGTATCGAAGAGCACAACAACTATGCCGTGGACTTCATCAACGCCTGCGCCTACATCCGCGATGAACTGCCCTACGCGCTGACCTCCGGTGGTGTGTCCAACGTGTCGTTCTCGTTCCGTGGCAACAACCCGGTGCGCGAGGCGATCCACTCGGTGTTCCTGCTGCACGCGATCCGCGCGGGCCTGACCATGGGCATCGTCAACGCCGGCCAACTGGAGATCTACGACCAGATCCCGGTGGAACTGCGCGACGCGGTGGAAGACGTGATCCTCAACCGTACACCCGAAGGCACCGACGCCCTCCTCGCGATCGCCGACAAGTACAAGGGCGACGGCAGCGTCAAGGAAGCGGAAACCGAAGAATGGCGCGGCTGGGAAGTGAACAAGCGCCTGGAGCACGCGCTGGTCAAGGGCATCACCACCCACATCGTCGAGGACACCGAGGAATCGCGCCTGTCCTTCGCCCGCCCGATCGAAGTGATCGAAGGCCCGCTGATGGCCGGCATGAACATCGTCGGCGACCTGTTTGGCGCCGGCAAGATGTTCCTGCCCCAGGTGGTCAAGTCCGCCCGCGTGATGAAGCAGGCGGTGGCGCACCTGATCCCGTTCATCGAAGCGGAAAAAGGCGACAAGCCAGAGGCCAAGGGCAAGATCCTCATGGCCACGGTCAAGGGCGATGTCCACGACATCGGCAAGAACATCGTCGGCGTGGTGCTGGGGTGCAACGGCTACGACGTGGTCGACCTCGGCGTGATGGTGCCGGCGGAGAAAATCCTTCAGGTGGCCAAGGACGAGAAGTGCGACATCATCGGCCTGTCCGGCCTGATCACACCGTCCCTGGATGAAATGGTGCATGTGGCGCGGGAGATGCAGCGCCAGGACTTCCACCTGCCACTGATGATCGGTGGCGCCACGACCTCCAAGGCCCACACCGCCGTGAAGATCGAGCCCAAGTACAGCAATGATGCAGTGATCTACGTCACCGACGCCTCCCGCGCCGTCGGCGTGGCAACGCAGTTGCTGTCCAAGGAGCTCAAGCCGGCGTTCGTCGAGAAGACCCGCCTGGACTACATCGACGTGCGCGAGCGCACCTCCAACCGCAGCGCCCGCACCGAGCGCCTGAGCTACCCGGCGGCCGTGGCGAAGAAGCCGCAGTTCGACTGGAGCAGCTACCAGCCGGTCAAGCCGACTTTCACCGGCGCACGGGTGCTGGACGATATCGACCTGAACGTCCTGGCCGAGTACATCGACTGGACGCCGTTTTTCATTTCCTGGGACCTGGCCGGCAAATACCCGCGCATCCTTACCGACGAAGTGGTCGGCGAAGCGGCCACCGCGCTGTACGCCGATGCCCGGGCGATGCTGCGCAAGCTGATCGACGAGAAACTTATCAGCGCGCGCGCGGTGTTCGGCTTCTGGCCGGCGAACCAGGTGCATGACGACGACCTGGAAGTCTACGACGATCAAGGCAAGCCACTGGCGCGCCTGCATCACCTGCGCCAGCAGATCATCAAGACCGACGGCAAGCCGAACTTCTCCCTGGCCGACTTCGTCGCACCCAAGGACAGCGGCGTGACCGACTACGTCGGTGGCTTCATCACCACCGCCGGTATCGGTGCCGAAGAAGTCGCCAAGGCCTACCAGAACGCCGGCGACGACTACAACTCGATCATGGTCAAGGCCCTGGCCGACCGCCTGGCCGAAGCTTGCGCCGAATGGCTGCACCAGCAGGTGCGCAAGGAGTATTGGGGCTATGCCAAGGATGAGCGCCTGGACAACGAGGCGCTGATCAAGGAGCAATACACCGGCATCCGCCCTGCCCCGGGTTACCCGGCCTGCCCGGATCACACCGAGAAAGCCACCCTGTTCCGCCTGCTCGACCCCGAGGCCAGCGAACTGAAAGCCGGGCGCAGCGGCGTGTTCCTCACCGAACACTACGCGATGTTCCCGGCGGCGGCGGTCAGCGGCTGGTACTTCGCCCACCCCCAGGCGCAGTATTTCGCCGTGGGCAAGATCGACAAGGACCAGGTGCAGAGCTACACCGCGCGCAAGGGCCAGGACCTGAGCGTGACCGAACGCTGGCTGGCGCCGAACCTGGGCTACGACAACTGA
- the sohB gene encoding protease SohB, with amino-acid sequence MEFFVEYAGFLAKTVTLVIAILVVMASFAALRSKGRRKSAGQLQVSKLNDFYKGLRERLEQTLLDKDQLKALRKSEGKAEKAGKKQKDKPAAKPRVFVLDFDGDIKASATESLRHEITALLTLATPKDEVVLRLESGGGMVHSYGLASSQLARIRQAGVPLTVCIDKVAASGGYMMACIGEKIISAPFAILGSIGVVAQLPNVNRLLKKHDIDFEVLTAGEYKRTLTVFGENTEKGREKFQEDLDITHELFKNFVSNYRPQLAIDEVATGEVWLGVAALEKRLVDELKTSDEYLAERAKGAELYHLHYAERKSLQERIGMAASGSVDRVLLSWWSRLTQQRFW; translated from the coding sequence GTGGAGTTTTTTGTCGAATACGCCGGTTTTCTGGCCAAGACGGTGACGCTGGTGATCGCCATTCTGGTGGTCATGGCCAGTTTTGCTGCGTTGCGCAGCAAGGGACGGCGCAAGTCGGCCGGGCAGTTGCAAGTCAGCAAGCTCAACGATTTCTACAAGGGCTTGCGTGAGCGTCTGGAGCAGACGCTGCTGGACAAGGACCAGCTCAAGGCGCTGCGCAAAAGTGAAGGCAAGGCCGAGAAGGCCGGGAAGAAACAGAAAGACAAGCCAGCGGCCAAGCCCCGGGTGTTCGTGCTGGACTTCGATGGCGATATCAAGGCTTCCGCCACCGAGAGCCTGCGTCACGAAATTACCGCGCTGCTGACCCTGGCGACCCCGAAGGATGAAGTGGTCTTGCGCCTGGAAAGCGGTGGCGGCATGGTCCACAGCTACGGCCTGGCCTCGTCGCAACTGGCGCGGATCCGTCAGGCCGGCGTGCCGCTGACGGTGTGCATCGACAAGGTTGCAGCCAGCGGCGGCTACATGATGGCGTGCATCGGCGAGAAGATCATCAGCGCCCCGTTCGCGATCCTCGGCTCCATCGGCGTCGTGGCCCAATTGCCCAACGTCAATCGCCTGCTGAAGAAACACGACATCGATTTTGAAGTGCTGACCGCCGGCGAGTACAAACGCACGTTGACGGTGTTTGGTGAGAATACCGAGAAGGGCCGGGAAAAATTCCAGGAAGACCTGGACATCACCCATGAGTTGTTCAAGAACTTCGTGTCCAACTACCGCCCGCAGCTGGCTATCGATGAAGTGGCAACCGGCGAGGTCTGGCTCGGTGTCGCTGCGCTGGAGAAACGCCTGGTTGACGAGCTCAAGACCAGCGATGAATACCTGGCCGAACGGGCCAAGGGTGCCGAGCTCTATCATCTGCACTATGCCGAACGCAAAAGCCTGCAGGAGCGCATCGGCATGGCGGCCAGCGGTTCGGTGGACCGGGTGCTGCTGAGCTGGTGGAGCCGCCTGACGCAGCAGCGGTTCTGGTAG